One genomic segment of Candidatus Anaeroferrophillus wilburensis includes these proteins:
- a CDS encoding DUF5320 domain-containing protein yields the protein MPGFDGTGPQGYGPMTGGGRGYCTAGTPGSNAYGFRRFGGRGFGFQGVPRCFPRGGGYDPGAELQFLQQQAVGLRQSLEQLDARIKQLSEQLQQEQQKDNQ from the coding sequence ATGCCAGGATTTGATGGTACAGGTCCGCAAGGGTATGGACCGATGACCGGTGGCGGTCGCGGTTATTGCACGGCAGGTACGCCCGGTTCCAATGCTTATGGATTTCGCCGTTTTGGTGGCAGGGGCTTTGGTTTTCAGGGGGTGCCCCGGTGTTTCCCCCGGGGAGGTGGTTATGACCCGGGAGCCGAACTTCAGTTTCTTCAGCAGCAGGCTGTCGGGTTACGGCAGAGCCTGGAGCAGTTGGATGCCCGTATCAAGCAGCTATCGGAACAGCTACAGCAAGAACAACAAAAGGATAACCAGTGA
- a CDS encoding NifB/NifX family molybdenum-iron cluster-binding protein, translating into MLIAFSVQREGNDGTIDARFGRCPFFALLDEQNSESTWVANPAAGASVGAGTGAAQFLLEQGVDMVVTGQVGPKAMEILVAADIPIFLAPADLPLVEAIHKYQAGQLQQYRIQRF; encoded by the coding sequence ATGCTGATTGCGTTCAGTGTCCAGCGGGAAGGAAATGACGGTACCATCGATGCGCGGTTTGGCCGGTGCCCTTTTTTTGCCCTGCTTGATGAGCAGAACAGTGAATCTACTTGGGTGGCAAACCCGGCTGCCGGTGCCTCCGTTGGCGCCGGCACCGGGGCGGCCCAGTTTCTTTTGGAGCAGGGTGTAGATATGGTGGTTACCGGTCAGGTGGGGCCAAAGGCGATGGAAATTCTCGTGGCTGCGGACATCCCTATTTTTCTGGCCCCTGCTGATCTTCCCTTGGTTGAGGCGATCCACAAATATCAGGCTGGGCAGCTGCAGCAGTATCGGATACAACGGTTCTAA
- a CDS encoding NifB/NifX family molybdenum-iron cluster-binding protein, whose translation MKKIALAANDMNGLDGEMSMHFGRCPAYVVAYVNDNNNLDTTEIVENPYFGQHVPGQVPAFIKSLAADVIIAGGMGPKAIDMFQGFGIDVVTGVGGRVGNVLQAYLDGKISGAASCGHDHDH comes from the coding sequence ATGAAAAAAATAGCTTTGGCTGCTAACGACATGAATGGTCTCGATGGTGAAATGAGTATGCATTTTGGCCGTTGTCCCGCGTATGTGGTTGCCTATGTGAATGACAATAATAACCTTGATACTACCGAGATTGTTGAAAACCCCTATTTCGGCCAGCATGTCCCCGGCCAGGTGCCGGCTTTTATTAAGTCCCTGGCTGCGGATGTCATTATTGCCGGCGGGATGGGCCCGAAAGCCATCGATATGTTTCAGGGGTTTGGCATTGATGTGGTTACCGGGGTCGGCGGCAGGGTCGGTAATGTCCTGCAGGCATATCTGGATGGTAAAATTTCCGGCGCCGCCAGCTGCGGTCATGATCATGACCACTGA
- a CDS encoding nitroreductase family protein, whose product MMDSLDCIMTRRSVRKFTDQAVSNETLQKVVEAARYSPSWANTQCWEFIAVRDLAVKEKLVAAMPEGNPARKAVVQAPVVLAILGKHELSGFYKGQAATNKGDTWFMYDLGIATQSMSLAAHALGLGSVILGLFDADAAEKVLAVPEGVSLVALMPVGYPEKVPSSAPSRKPLCEFVFLNKYESPWAVGDQNLCFIEDKY is encoded by the coding sequence CTGATGGATTCATTAGATTGCATTATGACCAGGCGGAGTGTGCGGAAATTTACCGACCAGGCAGTAAGCAACGAAACCTTGCAGAAAGTTGTTGAGGCCGCCCGGTATTCACCTTCCTGGGCTAATACCCAGTGCTGGGAATTTATTGCTGTCCGTGATTTGGCCGTGAAGGAAAAGCTGGTGGCTGCCATGCCCGAGGGGAACCCAGCCCGCAAGGCAGTGGTGCAGGCGCCGGTGGTGCTGGCGATTCTCGGCAAACATGAGCTTTCCGGTTTTTATAAAGGGCAGGCAGCGACCAACAAGGGGGATACCTGGTTCATGTATGACCTTGGAATTGCGACCCAGAGTATGTCGCTGGCAGCCCATGCCCTTGGCTTGGGTAGTGTTATCCTCGGCCTATTTGATGCCGATGCAGCGGAAAAAGTCCTTGCCGTACCTGAAGGTGTTTCTCTGGTGGCTTTAATGCCTGTCGGTTACCCGGAAAAAGTGCCCTCATCGGCACCGTCACGAAAGCCGCTGTGCGAATTTGTTTTTCTGAACAAATATGAAAGTCCCTGGGCTGTGGGAGATCAGAACCTCTGTTTCATTGAGGACAAGTATTAA
- a CDS encoding Mrp/NBP35 family ATP-binding protein has protein sequence MADCADGASCSSCGSAGTCSPEEKQRREEEQLDARLLQIKHNIVVMSGKGGVGKSTVAVNLAVALAQRGLKVGLLDADIHGPNVPKMLGLEQHRLQATEQGIIPQEVMPGLAVVSMAFLLESVDNPIVWRGPLKHTVIRQFVADVQWGELDYLIVDLPPGTGDEPLSVAQILKKVDGSVIVTTPQDVALLDSRKSVTFSGHLKVPVIGIVENMSGFHCPHCDGKIDLFKRGGGELAASELKVPFLGGVPIDPQIVVNGDAGKPFIVAEPDSPAAKSFQQIADKCLAFIDKQ, from the coding sequence ATGGCTGATTGCGCAGATGGAGCATCGTGTAGCAGTTGCGGCAGTGCCGGGACCTGTTCTCCGGAGGAGAAGCAGCGGCGTGAAGAAGAGCAGCTCGATGCGAGGCTTCTTCAGATAAAGCATAATATTGTGGTTATGAGCGGCAAGGGAGGGGTTGGTAAAAGTACCGTTGCCGTGAACCTGGCTGTTGCCCTTGCCCAGCGGGGATTAAAAGTTGGCCTGCTGGATGCCGATATCCATGGACCCAACGTACCGAAAATGTTAGGTCTTGAACAGCATCGCCTGCAGGCAACCGAGCAGGGAATTATTCCCCAGGAAGTAATGCCGGGATTGGCAGTGGTTTCCATGGCTTTTCTGTTGGAGAGTGTCGACAATCCGATAGTCTGGCGCGGGCCGCTGAAGCATACGGTGATCAGGCAGTTTGTCGCGGATGTCCAGTGGGGCGAGCTTGATTATCTGATTGTTGACCTGCCTCCCGGTACCGGTGATGAACCGCTAAGTGTTGCCCAGATCCTCAAAAAGGTTGATGGCAGTGTTATTGTCACCACGCCTCAGGATGTGGCTTTGCTTGATTCACGGAAATCGGTGACTTTCAGCGGTCATCTCAAGGTGCCGGTAATCGGTATTGTGGAAAACATGAGCGGCTTCCATTGTCCCCATTGCGACGGTAAGATCGATCTGTTTAAAAGGGGTGGCGGCGAGTTGGCTGCCAGTGAGTTGAAGGTGCCTTTTTTGGGCGGCGTTCCCATTGATCCCCAGATAGTTGTTAATGGGGATGCCGGCAAGCCGTTTATTGTTGCTGAGCCCGATTCTCCGGCGGCTAAAAGTTTTCAGCAGATAGCGGATAAATGTTTGGCGTTTATTGACAAGCAGTGA
- a CDS encoding MerR family transcriptional regulator yields MPLQDNNYPLYSIGVAADLLEVHPRTLRLYEQAGLLCPSRRGGKRFYSPNDLNWLRCLRRLIHDEGVNIAGLQKLLQFAPCWEIRRRTCREYRCCRTCILCHDEEYHGGR; encoded by the coding sequence ATGCCTCTGCAGGACAATAATTACCCCCTGTACTCCATCGGGGTAGCCGCCGATTTGTTGGAGGTCCACCCGCGGACGTTGCGTTTGTATGAGCAGGCCGGTCTTCTTTGTCCTTCCCGTCGTGGTGGGAAACGTTTTTATTCGCCCAATGACCTTAATTGGCTTCGCTGTCTGCGGCGGCTGATCCATGACGAGGGGGTTAATATTGCCGGCCTGCAAAAACTGCTGCAGTTTGCCCCCTGTTGGGAAATCCGTCGCCGGACTTGTCGTGAATATCGCTGTTGTCGGACCTGCATCTTATGTCATGATGAAGAGTATCATGGTGGCCGTTGA
- a CDS encoding DUF3842 family protein → MKIGIIDGQGGGIGSTIIRRLKESFGEKVEIWALGTNAIATAAMMKARANRGATGENAIVQSVPKVDIIAGTISIVMAHSMMGELTPAMALAVAASPAAKLLLPLSQEHIEIIGVNKEPLPHLIDILIKEIHNHV, encoded by the coding sequence ATGAAAATTGGCATCATTGATGGTCAGGGGGGTGGGATTGGCAGCACGATAATCCGCCGTCTGAAGGAATCCTTTGGCGAAAAAGTAGAAATCTGGGCCCTGGGCACCAATGCCATTGCCACAGCAGCAATGATGAAAGCCAGAGCCAATCGCGGTGCAACCGGAGAAAACGCCATCGTTCAAAGCGTGCCGAAGGTCGATATCATTGCCGGCACCATCTCCATTGTCATGGCGCACTCGATGATGGGAGAACTGACGCCGGCCATGGCCCTCGCCGTGGCCGCCAGCCCGGCCGCCAAACTACTCCTGCCCCTTTCCCAGGAACATATTGAAATCATTGGGGTCAACAAGGAACCCCTGCCCCACCTTATCGACATACTGATTAAGGAGATACACAACCATGTGTGA
- a CDS encoding CooT family nickel-binding protein → MCEVNAYLKKTTGENTLLMEHVYLMKPEDNKILLENIFGEQKLVDADIRKVTLLEQTIILQPNQ, encoded by the coding sequence ATGTGTGAAGTAAACGCGTATCTGAAAAAAACCACCGGAGAAAACACCCTACTGATGGAGCACGTCTACCTGATGAAACCGGAAGACAACAAGATTCTGCTGGAGAATATCTTCGGCGAACAAAAACTTGTTGATGCTGATATCCGCAAAGTCACCTTACTGGAACAGACAATCATTCTGCAGCCAAACCAGTAA
- a CDS encoding TIGR00730 family Rossman fold protein, giving the protein MNKIDIHNHDQYLIDDFKLEESWRIFKIISEFVEGFEKMSDSGLAVSIFGSARTTEEHEDYQQAWSLGNILAKAGITVITGGGPGIMAAANRGALEAGGKSVGLNITLPMEQKPNEYITKLVSFKYFFVRKVMLVKYAQAFIIFPGGFGTLDEMFESLTLIQTHKMKPFPIILYGSHYWRGLIDWLRREMEPLGYIGEEDLSLFQIVDDINEIAAIVKEHIEQSGDEG; this is encoded by the coding sequence ATGAACAAGATAGACATTCATAATCATGACCAGTATTTAATCGATGATTTCAAGCTGGAAGAGAGCTGGCGCATCTTCAAGATAATCTCTGAATTTGTTGAAGGTTTTGAGAAGATGTCCGACAGCGGCCTGGCGGTGTCTATTTTTGGTTCAGCCCGTACGACTGAAGAGCACGAGGACTACCAACAGGCATGGTCGCTGGGTAATATTCTGGCGAAAGCGGGCATTACGGTTATTACCGGTGGGGGGCCGGGTATCATGGCGGCCGCCAATCGAGGCGCTTTGGAGGCCGGTGGGAAATCTGTCGGCCTGAATATAACCCTGCCCATGGAGCAGAAGCCCAATGAGTACATTACCAAGCTGGTTTCGTTCAAATATTTTTTCGTCCGCAAGGTGATGCTGGTAAAATATGCCCAGGCGTTTATTATTTTCCCTGGCGGGTTTGGTACTCTGGATGAGATGTTTGAATCATTGACTCTGATCCAGACCCATAAAATGAAGCCTTTCCCCATTATTCTCTATGGCAGCCATTACTGGCGTGGCCTTATTGATTGGCTCAGGCGTGAAATGGAGCCTTTGGGATATATCGGGGAAGAGGATCTTTCGCTGTTTCAGATCGTCGATGATATTAATGAAATTGCCGCCATTGTTAAGGAGCACATCGAGCAGTCCGGTGATGAGGGCTAA
- a CDS encoding PFL family protein, whose amino-acid sequence MSQTISLDEVYETYRMTEKEHFDIRAVTLGINLLPCVSDDFSTLCQRTEKKILATARQFVKRAEKIQSYYGIPIINKRITITPAAVVLSGALTGAADQDRERCVQYAHLLDRCAGEVGVDFLGGFGGFCEKGMTYAEQTVMDSLPAALGETKKVCGFFSLASSKAGINMRAVAKIGGIIRDLGITTAQAIGAAKFVVFANPVSDNPFMAGGFHGLQEADNVINVGISGPGVVRRAVAGAPRDLSLDELAEVIKKTAFKITRAGELIGQELARNLGVRFGSLDVSLAPTTAVGDSVGRILEAMGLERVGTHGSTAALALLTDAVKKGGMMASSHIGGLSGAFIPISEDVGLAEAVRAGTLTIDKLEAMTTVCSVGLDMIAIPGDTKTTTISAIIADEMAIGVMNNKTTAVRLIPVPGKQAGDYVSWGGLLGNAYVLPLHGESSDYFIWRKGQLPAPVTSFRN is encoded by the coding sequence ATGTCCCAGACCATTTCCCTTGATGAAGTATATGAAACCTACCGGATGACCGAGAAGGAACATTTTGATATTCGGGCGGTCACCCTCGGCATCAATCTGCTTCCCTGTGTTTCCGATGATTTCTCCACCCTCTGCCAGCGGACGGAAAAGAAAATTCTTGCTACTGCCCGCCAGTTTGTCAAGCGGGCGGAAAAAATCCAGTCCTATTATGGCATCCCCATTATCAATAAGCGGATTACCATCACCCCAGCGGCCGTGGTATTGTCAGGAGCCCTCACCGGGGCGGCTGATCAGGACCGGGAGCGTTGCGTGCAGTATGCCCATCTACTGGACCGCTGTGCCGGTGAGGTGGGAGTGGATTTTCTTGGCGGCTTCGGCGGGTTCTGTGAAAAGGGGATGACCTATGCCGAACAGACGGTGATGGACTCCCTGCCGGCGGCATTGGGGGAGACCAAAAAAGTATGCGGCTTTTTCAGCCTTGCTTCGAGCAAGGCGGGCATCAATATGCGCGCAGTGGCTAAGATTGGCGGCATTATCCGTGACTTGGGAATCACTACAGCGCAGGCCATCGGGGCGGCAAAATTTGTTGTTTTCGCCAATCCAGTCAGCGATAATCCTTTCATGGCCGGTGGTTTTCATGGCCTGCAGGAGGCGGACAATGTCATCAACGTTGGCATTTCCGGCCCCGGCGTGGTGCGCCGCGCGGTTGCCGGTGCGCCGCGGGATCTATCCCTGGATGAGCTAGCGGAGGTTATTAAAAAAACTGCTTTTAAAATAACCCGGGCCGGCGAGTTGATTGGCCAGGAACTGGCCCGCAATCTGGGGGTACGCTTTGGTTCTCTCGATGTTTCTCTGGCGCCGACTACCGCGGTGGGAGACAGTGTCGGCCGTATTCTTGAAGCCATGGGGCTTGAGCGGGTGGGAACCCATGGGTCGACTGCAGCCCTGGCATTGTTGACTGATGCGGTTAAAAAGGGTGGGATGATGGCTTCGTCCCACATTGGCGGTTTGAGCGGGGCCTTTATTCCGATCAGTGAAGATGTTGGGCTGGCAGAAGCGGTTAGGGCCGGTACCCTGACGATTGACAAGCTGGAAGCAATGACGACCGTTTGCTCCGTGGGTCTCGATATGATTGCCATTCCCGGCGACACGAAAACGACAACCATTTCGGCCATCATTGCCGATGAGATGGCAATCGGCGTGATGAATAATAAAACGACGGCCGTCAGGCTGATTCCCGTGCCTGGCAAGCAGGCCGGTGACTATGTTTCCTGGGGCGGGCTGTTGGGCAACGCTTATGTTTTGCCGCTGCATGGGGAAAGCAGTGATTATTTTATCTGGCGCAAGGGACAGTTGCCGGCGCCGGTGACCAGTTTTCGCAATTAA
- a CDS encoding ACT domain-containing protein, producing the protein MSGIMALAVRRCRPLFDRLVQRAAGSPVQQERDLGPVGMIMNGNEKNLAVVLVVGEDKTGIVAQVSDFLWKENINIEDINQKIMHGVFVMTMLVDLAGARSDVGILGPKLEKLGEKIGLSIQIQHHKIFEVMHRV; encoded by the coding sequence ATGTCAGGCATTATGGCGTTGGCCGTGCGGCGCTGCCGGCCTCTGTTTGATCGGCTGGTGCAGCGCGCCGCCGGTTCGCCTGTCCAGCAAGAGAGGGACCTGGGTCCCGTGGGAATGATCATGAATGGGAATGAAAAAAACTTGGCGGTTGTGTTGGTGGTTGGCGAAGATAAAACAGGCATTGTTGCCCAGGTGTCTGATTTTCTCTGGAAGGAAAATATCAATATCGAAGATATCAATCAGAAGATTATGCATGGGGTGTTTGTTATGACCATGCTGGTTGACTTGGCCGGTGCCCGCAGCGATGTGGGGATCCTGGGGCCAAAGCTGGAAAAACTGGGGGAGAAGATCGGTCTTTCCATCCAGATTCAGCATCATAAAATCTTTGAAGTTATGCACCGGGTCTAA
- a CDS encoding isochorismatase family protein, producing the protein MSNRSYCPIKDESALVIVDFQDAILNTFSSKVIKQLKKQTGLAIHMAQQLGIPIVVMEQYPQGLGATNEEIRALLGNDYQPFAKKVFSGWGSISTRLAELERKHLLIIGIEAHICVLQTAIDLLDQGYAVFVLRDAVGSRYTLDWQTGCELIEKAGGLMSTVQTVLFHFLGKAEGPDFKAMLPHLK; encoded by the coding sequence ATGAGTAATCGGTCCTATTGTCCCATCAAGGATGAGTCGGCACTCGTTATTGTTGATTTTCAGGATGCTATCTTGAATACCTTTTCCAGCAAGGTTATCAAACAGTTGAAAAAACAGACCGGTCTGGCTATTCATATGGCCCAGCAGCTTGGTATTCCGATTGTGGTGATGGAGCAATATCCCCAGGGGCTGGGTGCCACCAATGAAGAGATCAGGGCGCTTCTGGGCAACGATTATCAACCTTTTGCCAAGAAGGTTTTTTCCGGCTGGGGAAGCATAAGTACCCGGTTGGCAGAGTTGGAGCGGAAGCACTTGCTGATTATCGGCATTGAAGCCCATATCTGTGTTTTGCAGACGGCCATCGACCTCCTGGACCAGGGGTATGCGGTTTTTGTCCTCAGGGACGCGGTTGGTTCCCGTTATACCTTGGACTGGCAGACGGGGTGCGAGCTGATTGAAAAGGCGGGGGGGCTGATGAGTACGGTGCAGACGGTGCTTTTTCATTTTCTCGGCAAAGCGGAAGGTCCCGATTTCAAAGCCATGCTGCCTCATCTTAAATAG
- a CDS encoding periplasmic heavy metal sensor, giving the protein MRWRRTVIALVMVILCMATAAGGWARDGGSKDRMLGKWWHHDRTVARLQLTGEQKDRLDALYAKYRVAFIELRAEVDKSAVRFEQVMESDSFSESDARRCLSEAQQAKDRLDRARMDYLVEVRSILSREQFVTLKKTTEERHQRRQ; this is encoded by the coding sequence ATGAGGTGGAGAAGGACGGTTATTGCTCTGGTGATGGTGATTCTCTGTATGGCAACGGCGGCGGGCGGTTGGGCTCGTGATGGAGGCAGCAAAGATAGAATGCTGGGTAAATGGTGGCACCATGACCGTACGGTGGCCCGACTACAGTTGACCGGTGAGCAGAAAGACCGGCTTGATGCGTTGTATGCCAAGTATAGAGTTGCTTTTATCGAGTTGCGTGCCGAGGTGGATAAAAGTGCCGTTCGTTTTGAACAGGTGATGGAGTCCGATTCATTTTCTGAGTCGGATGCCCGGCGCTGCCTGTCCGAGGCGCAACAGGCCAAAGACCGCCTGGACCGGGCCCGGATGGACTACCTGGTGGAAGTCCGCTCCATCTTGAGCCGGGAGCAGTTTGTCACGTTGAAGAAAACGACGGAAGAGCGTCATCAGCGGCGGCAGTAA
- a CDS encoding RNA polymerase sigma factor produces MNHDSFNQFMARWQHDIYRMISARTRTAADVEDIMQEVLLKLYRGLGGFRGESQVKTWIYRVVKNAIIDYYRKPWWKFNWLQERDYADGSNRGSAIEQVPDNLQPSALTIAISREERARLVGHLDGLSPTEREYFILRFLDDYSLPQMAAATGQNLNTIKTHLYRAVKKMQSFLAEELS; encoded by the coding sequence ATGAACCATGATAGCTTTAACCAGTTTATGGCGCGCTGGCAGCATGATATCTACCGTATGATCAGCGCCAGGACGCGCACGGCCGCGGATGTCGAGGACATCATGCAGGAGGTTTTGTTGAAGCTCTATCGTGGTCTTGGGGGATTCCGCGGGGAATCCCAGGTTAAAACTTGGATCTACCGGGTCGTCAAAAATGCGATTATTGACTACTACCGGAAGCCTTGGTGGAAGTTCAACTGGCTCCAGGAGCGTGACTATGCTGATGGTTCCAATCGGGGTTCGGCCATTGAACAAGTTCCCGACAACCTGCAGCCCTCGGCGCTCACCATTGCGATCAGCAGGGAGGAAAGGGCGCGTCTGGTGGGGCATTTGGATGGGCTTTCGCCCACTGAACGGGAATATTTTATCCTTCGTTTTCTGGATGATTACTCCCTGCCCCAAATGGCGGCCGCCACCGGGCAGAATCTGAATACGATCAAAACCCACTTGTATCGAGCAGTAAAAAAAATGCAATCATTTCTGGCTGAGGAACTATCATGA
- the mutM gene encoding bifunctional DNA-formamidopyrimidine glycosylase/DNA-(apurinic or apyrimidinic site) lyase, whose translation MPELPEVEIVTRALRPHLSDRMITGVEVRVSKLRSFLAPERLAAVVGREIIRVRRRAKYIIIEFAGQQAMVIHLGMSGSLRVVPQLLPPAKHEHLIWSLDNGLSLRFNDPRRFGMVDMHVLGEPGAMPEFLLLLPPEPLDDAFSATYLTQVARGRRRPVKSLLMDNRFVVGVGNIYANEALFRAALRPTKPAGTMTGRQCAMLVQAIKEVLREAIAAGGTTISDFASVDGSEGRFARQLFVYGRVGESCPVCRQRVIVKEVLAGRSTYYCPRCQR comes from the coding sequence ATGCCGGAACTTCCAGAAGTAGAAATTGTTACCAGGGCGTTGCGTCCCCACCTGAGTGACCGAATGATCACCGGCGTCGAGGTGAGGGTGTCGAAACTGCGTTCTTTCCTGGCCCCGGAACGGTTGGCCGCAGTGGTGGGCAGGGAGATCATCAGGGTGCGCCGGCGGGCGAAATATATCATCATCGAATTTGCCGGTCAGCAGGCCATGGTGATTCACCTGGGGATGTCCGGTTCGCTGCGGGTTGTTCCCCAATTGCTACCGCCGGCCAAGCACGAACACCTGATCTGGTCGCTGGACAACGGCCTTTCGCTACGTTTCAATGATCCCCGCAGATTTGGTATGGTCGATATGCACGTTCTTGGCGAACCCGGTGCCATGCCTGAATTTCTCCTTCTTCTGCCGCCTGAACCCCTTGATGATGCGTTTTCAGCAACCTATCTCACACAGGTCGCTCGGGGCCGTCGCCGACCGGTTAAATCATTGCTGATGGATAACCGGTTCGTGGTTGGGGTGGGCAATATCTATGCCAATGAGGCCCTGTTTCGGGCCGCTCTTCGGCCGACGAAACCTGCCGGGACAATGACCGGCAGACAGTGTGCCATGCTCGTGCAGGCAATTAAAGAGGTTCTCCGGGAAGCGATTGCCGCCGGTGGGACAACGATCAGTGATTTTGCCAGTGTTGATGGCAGCGAGGGCCGATTTGCCCGCCAGCTTTTTGTCTATGGCCGGGTCGGGGAATCCTGTCCTGTCTGTCGCCAGCGGGTGATTGTCAAAGAGGTTCTTGCCGGCCGGTCAACCTATTATTGTCCCCGTTGCCAGCGGTAA
- the purQ gene encoding phosphoribosylformylglycinamidine synthase I, producing the protein MSRPQVLLLTGYGINCEEETAFAFSRCGAGCRIVHVNDLIDRPEQLQECQVFVVPGGFSYGDDTGSGNALANKMRHTLWPELMDFISKDRLVLGICNGFQVLVNLGLLPGLDGDYGNRQAALIANSSTRYECRWVELQVQTDRSVFLQNLDRLQLPVAHGEGRFYVPPAVAPRLQANDAIALTYVDGEGNPADGRFPHNPNGSLLDIAGICDDSGKVFGLMPHPERALVASQLPSWPEIAAGDHPCRWDDPAPGLALFQNAVNYFL; encoded by the coding sequence ATGTCCCGACCGCAGGTGTTACTGTTGACCGGATATGGTATCAATTGTGAAGAGGAAACAGCTTTTGCTTTCAGCCGCTGTGGTGCGGGCTGTCGGATTGTCCATGTGAACGATCTTATCGACCGGCCGGAGCAGCTGCAGGAATGCCAGGTTTTTGTTGTTCCCGGCGGTTTTTCCTATGGCGATGATACTGGCTCCGGCAATGCCCTGGCCAATAAGATGAGACATACCCTGTGGCCGGAGCTGATGGATTTTATCAGCAAGGATCGACTGGTTCTGGGTATTTGCAACGGCTTTCAGGTGCTGGTCAACCTGGGTCTGCTTCCCGGTTTAGACGGTGACTACGGCAACCGTCAGGCGGCACTCATTGCCAACTCATCCACCCGTTATGAATGTCGGTGGGTGGAGCTCCAGGTGCAGACAGACCGCTCCGTCTTTCTCCAGAACCTGGATCGCCTGCAACTACCGGTAGCCCATGGCGAGGGGCGTTTCTATGTTCCGCCGGCGGTGGCACCACGCTTGCAGGCCAATGATGCCATTGCTTTGACCTATGTTGATGGGGAAGGCAACCCGGCTGATGGACGCTTTCCTCATAATCCCAACGGGTCGCTGCTGGATATTGCCGGCATCTGCGATGACAGTGGCAAGGTATTTGGTTTGATGCCTCATCCGGAGCGGGCGCTGGTTGCCAGTCAGCTGCCATCCTGGCCTGAGATCGCTGCCGGTGACCACCCCTGCCGCTGGGATGATCCGGCTCCGGGCCTGGCTCTTTTTCAGAATGCGGTCAACTACTTCCTGTAG